tccaagtatgcctttatctcaTCATGTTCCTCAATTCTAGTTTTATATGTGGAGGCAGAATTCTGTTCATCTGAGATAACTACAGTAGCACAATCAGGTCCTTTATTGatatatttgaatatatatttGACTGATCTAGATCGATTACAAAGCTCAACATTAAGAGGGAATCGTACTTGACCAAAAGATTCCTGTTATATGGAACAACATGACGATTGTCAAGTTGGAAACCATTCAATATATATCTGCCATTATGTCTCCTCATGTATATAGGGAATCCATTATCATCAAATGATGTGCTATCATGAAATCTTTTTGGATAATACTTTGAGCATTTGTCATTAATCATGCATGGAGAATTATGGTCTAAAACCCCACAAGGTCCATGAACCATGAATCTATTAACTGCACTATAAGCAACAGGATCAATTTCTTTACTTGGTATTTCAGCAGAAATGATTTCATCAACCTGAGATGCTAGATGTATCTTGTCATTCAAATGTAAGAAAACTAATATATGGGCATGTGGTAGTTCTCTCTGTTAAAATTCTACCGTGTATAcaactatttaaataaaaaacttagaaCATCTAattgttgattttgatgaaattgattatacagaaaaagtaaaaaatgacttaaatagaaaaaagaaatagCAAAGGGATTTAATGTAAATTCTACAAAAAAGGATTTAATCCAATAAGAattatgttataaaatttaaagattctAAATTTTATAAGTGATTGTAAAACTAAAAGGATTTATCAAGTAGATAAGAATTGTGAAAggcaattattgaaaggaaaaaTCTATTTCTATAAAGAAGGTTAATATTTTCTGGTTAAAGAAGTTGGAGAGTGTTGTCTACCATTTAATTatggatttttaaaataaaatttaaattttatctatgGGAAAAAGCCTTTATAAATATTTGCTCCTAAATTACACATTCGATAGATCATTTATGtaggattaaaattttatttatgtgaTAACAGATTCATTTGCAGGAATGGGTAAATATTATATTCAGGTATTTTATTCCAAAAACTAGATGTAAATAACACGAGTAAATTATTAGAGTAATAAATATATACATTACCGGCAGTGACTCTCCCAAATATATGTCGACGTTTAATATCATTGATGAGCTCCATTAACTTTATAGAGAAAACATGACTAACAATGTCAGGTCTATCATCACTTTTTTCCCCTTTAATATCTTCCAGTATATAATCATTTTTAGACCACTTTGAATTACAAGTAAAAGTTAGAAATAAGTTCGGATATCCAACATAGCGACATATTGTCATCGCATCCTGTacataaatgaaatatttttttaattaaccataatactagcaaccaatatttttaaattggtgaAAATGCAATAATTGTACACTatcaatatttgattttaaaagtattgaacaaagaataattagttaatttttaatttgtcttAAAACTTCTCAAAAATAATTATGGCATAAGTTAATTATTTACTTGATAGTTTTGTACTCGATATCGAGGTCCACCCATATAACTTGAAGGTAGTATTGTTATTTTGCCAACATTATCTGCCATTACATCTCCTAGATTGATTGCACCTCTTAATCCACTATACAATTCAACTCacaattgttttttattatttctaatcCAATAAAGTCTTCCTTGTTCAATACAAGCATAAGTGTCAACCATGAACTGTTGTAATAAATGTCCACCGCACAACAAAATTTGGGATTCTCCAATTCTTTGCTGAAAACAAAAAGCATAGTATTGTCTCATAGTGACTATTTGTTGTTTGTATCTTCTACCTATTCCTGTCCTGAAACCATCTTCTCCATGTGGAAACAGCAAAGGATATTATAGGGCCATAAAGTAGGGGAGAGTATGGGTAGCGGGTACCTAATTACCCGTTCGGACCCGGACCGAACCAAACCAATGTCTCTCGCTAGTAATTGATCCGTGTAATGGTTCTGGAGTGTGAAATCCGAACCAACCCATGGACCCgatcatatatattatttttaatttttattttgttatttaattaatatatgatcggatCCATAGGTTGGTTCGGATTTCGCACTCCAGAACCATTACCCGGACTAATTACTAGCGAAAGgcattggtttggttcggttcgggtCCGAACGGGTAATCAAGTACCCGCTACCCGTACTCTCCCCTactggcatatatatatatatatatatatatatatatgccttttAATGATTTTGAATTACCAGTAACCTTAACAAACACTAGCAGCGGCACCCTCCCTCACCCCATGGAGTAAACCCTAGCTGAGCTTCCTCAAACCTCACCACCTCACTGCTACTCACGCAACCAGCTTCTTCTCCATTGTCGGCATCTCTGTCAACATTATGTTCTGCAAGACCACCAGCATCGTCGTCTGCGGGACCGTCAGCATCATCTTCTCCATCGTCATCTCTAGTAGCGGCAGCGATGCAGCAACCAGCTTCCTTTCCATTGTCGGCGTCTCCATCGGCATCACCGTCAGCATCGTCATCTGCGAGACCATCAGCATCGTCTTCTCAATCGTCTTCTCTGGTAGCGGCAAAGACGCAGTAACCAACTTTCTCTCCGTTGTAGGCATCTCCATTAGGGTCTTCCGTCAACGTCATCCTCTCCAATAGGTGGCTTCGTCTTCTATCAGTGTTTCCCTCTTCAACAGCCAGCTTCCTCCAGCATCATCTTCTCCGGTCAGGtaagtctttaattttttttatgttatctgTTCAATTTTTGTTTATGTTATCTGTTGAAgtgataatttttttgttcaattttttttggtCTGTTTAAGTTTTTGTTGATATTATAAATTTAGTACttgttaataatttaattattgttaatgTAGAGCTTTCAGCTTTAACAATATCTAATCAAGTCATTGGAGTTGATGTTGTTTACAATAATTTGAGGTTAATATTTTTCACTAATTATTTGTTTGTTGAATTACTTTCGATTAATCAATTTCATATATTGACATTAGCTAACAATGATTTTTTAAAGGTCACAACTCCTCTCTTCAACATGCTTGGTTGATGGAATGAAGGATTATGGAATGAAGACTTTGAAAGATTATTCCTTTGAAGGATTATTTCTATTGCACTTTTGTATTTAGCTTTTATTGtgtttggtgtttaacatgtttggatatTAATGTGTTtagtgtttaacatgtttggattttaatgcgTTTGAATTTTAATGTCTTTAATGtctaatatgtttggattttaatgtgtttaAACTTTAatatatttggtgtttaacatatttggattatttctattaattttaaatgtgtactattgttccgagggttacctgaaactgtaggtcgatctcggacgagatcttctgtgttggtcggagccgacgtgtccggcaggtgtacagcggtcggagctggtgtgtccgacttgttggacttggtggtggtgctgatccttcatccccggagggtggagggtacctgcaagggactccgatgcttaagttagcaagggtattaagcaggtattgagtagaatcagagtatgagttatacctgggtgctccagtgtatttataatggtgagatgtggccttctgtggataagataagttagttatcttatcttatcttatctttaagtgaggtcatcttatctttaagggaa
The sequence above is drawn from the Arachis hypogaea cultivar Tifrunner chromosome 4, arahy.Tifrunner.gnm2.J5K5, whole genome shotgun sequence genome and encodes:
- the LOC140184110 gene encoding uncharacterized protein; this translates as MTLTEDPNGDAYNGEKVDDDADGDADGDADNGKEAGCCIAAATRDDDGEDDADGPADDDAGGLAEHNVDRDADNGEEAGCDAMTICRYVGYPNLFLTFTCNSKWSKNDYILEDIKGEKSDDRPDIVSHVFSIKLMELINDIKRRHIFGRVTAGNVDEIISAEIPSKEIDPVAYSAVNRFMVHGPCGVLDHNSPCMINDKCSKYYPKRFHDSTSFDDNGFPIYMRRHNGRYILNGFQLDNRHVVPYNRNLLVKSVKYIFKYINKGPDCATVVISDEQNSASTYKTRIEEHDEIKAYLDCRYTSATEAVWRIYQFDMLYRKPAVERLSFYLPDQQPIYFQGHMSLENIMNCSRIEAIVFTEWMKVNSEYIEARQLTYSEFPTKYVEFEKLKLEMMTKHY